The genomic interval GCTGTCTAGGTTGCGATATTAATGCCACGGCTTCCCAAATGATTCCATGATTCCTGAAAACCTCGATGATGGGAAATACGTGTTTATGTACGATAATCAAGGAAAAAATATTGTATTGGATCTGAATAGACAGACACCTGTCTCGGCTGGTGGTGTAGACTTCGTCCTACAGTAGCTACTTCTGCTTTTTCCCCTCTAAGAATGTTCTttatatttctttctctcttctcatttgAGTTGTTTACATGTAGTTTGCCTAATTACAGATTAGATTTTCATTTCATATagctgttttttccccccaggCCAAAGTAACATCACAGATTTGACCCATGACGTCGTGTTAAATTCCATCATGTTTCTATCCAAAGTGGCTGCACGTTTAAGTCTGGTATCCAGACTTAGTGGTATgtatttgttctttcttttgcaCAGTTTTGTAACCCCACGTTTTAGACACAACGGATAAGGTTGATTTAGTcaaagtgtctctctctctctctctgttaggtACCCTTCATCATCAGTCACAGTCCCTTAGCTGTACTCTGGGGCGCTTTCGGCCTGCACGATGCCAGTCTTTTTCCATCACACACCGGCACTTAAATTCGGCCGCAGACAATAACCTCCCTCCTAAGCTCTGGATGCCCTTAGAGCCGGAGCTGGAGGAGGTCCTAGTCCCCCGTAAACTCGCCGTGTCGCCACTAGAGAGCTGGCTCTCCCTGCGCTACTCTCTCCCCACGCCGGAGGCGGCTCAGCCCCTGGAGGAAGGGAATGTGGTGGTGGAGGCTGTGGTTCTGCCCCCTGCCTCTTACCCTGtgttggagggagaggagggcaaCGCTCCCTTAGCTGCAAGAATGTGCTGGAGATCCGACGACGGAAGATGAACAGGCACCAGTACAAGAAGTTGCTGAAGCGCACAAAGTTCCTGAggaggagagtgaaagagggccGACTCAAAAGGAAACAGGTGGGCTGAGTGCTGCGTGTTTTCATGGTGCAGACTTTACTTTGACAGCTTTTCCAGTCAAATATGCTGAAATGCTGGCATATTGCTAAAATTAGTACCAACTTGATTGGGCTAAGATCAGGGTATAACCGTACATTTTTGGCTTGTCTGCCAATGGCAGGTCAACAGAAAAAATGGCTGACCAAAATATTAAAAAGATGTAGACCTAATCTAAATCTATGTTGCTGCCCTGTCCTTGATCTTTTTGCATTTTGAGATGCATAGGTAGGCCTAGTCCCTTGTTTCGCTTGTTTCTCCGATTTAGTCTTCCTCCACACGCTGCGACAACATGCCTGCATACGGTCAGATATTACAAATCATAATTTCTGAAGCTTGACGTAAATAACGGGATAAACATGAATTCCCCAAAAAATCAGACTTCATTGCACACAGTTTAAGTAAATTTATCGTCAGTTTAGCCCATGTTTCTCCAATTATACTTCTTCCTCCTATAAAACACCTGCTAGTCAGAACACTCAGATGACACCATGTTCAAAAGCTGTAACTTGCTGAACAACACTAACATTTACCCTATGGGCTCTGCGCACTAGCTTACTTGAAGTcggcaaaccagtttcctgttcgTTGACATGGCTGTCAACAAGCACCTGAACATGAGTGCTTTAGTTGTACGAAAACGTAGGAAATACAATGTACGCGAGTCTTAATGTCCGTGGGCGGGTCTAAGCTGCACTGCTGTGCCACTCTCCTTGGCTTCAAGTCGTTATAAAAGCGATTTTAGCTTCCACGTTTTCTCTAAAATCGTCAGCCTACATGCAGTGGCTGCACAAAATAAGGAGGGAAGGATTTTCGGTGGACACACGTTTTGGTACAACTGAAGTACTTCTCTAAGGGTGCTTGTTGACAGCGATGTCAAcgaacaggaaactggtttgccgACTTCAAGTAAGCTAGTGGCTGGAATAATCGGCAGGTGCCAATTTTAAAGCCTGTCTAAGATCTATTCATGAAATAGCCTCATTTATCAAAATCACAACTTCTAATGTTTAATTTCTGAGCTTCTAGACAATAATGCTATAGATATCAATGTCATGTTTTGGCCATATTTCCAGAAAATAGAAACTTTGCTCTAAATTGTGTCACTACAAGTCTCTCATCTGCCATTCAGTGCATGAACGATTTTGTCTGTAAAGAGATAATGCATCCTATTTTGTTCTGTTCAGTTCCATTTCCTCTAACCTCTAGTGAATGTAAAACTGGCAGCTCTGCTGGTCTTCTTTCTATTACCCTTCATGACTTTTTCATGTAATTAGTTTATTGATGAAATATTGATGCCTTTGCCTTTTGATCGTTGCTCTTCACAGTCCCGCTTTGAGAAAGATCTTACAAGAATCTGGAAGAAAGCTGGATTGAAAAAGGCACCAGAAGGATGGACTATGCCCAAGATTTTCACCAAACAATATTAGCGTTGGAAAGGACTTCACTGGACTTGTCAGTAAGCAAACATGCAGATCATCTGGTTGTACTTGACTTATCAGCCTCATCTTGGGACTCCTGATTTGGTTACTCCAGCCGAGACTGATGTGGAATCAGTCCAATGTGGAATGGACTGATCACTGTCTTGTGGGAACGTGCGTTGCAACAACTTAATAAAGAATATGTGAATCAActtatttctgtttgttttttttgtttttttttgtgtgtgtgtgtgtttgtttgcttgcatACCAGTGGTTAAAAAcaatgtgtctatgtgtggttTTAGCCTCTTGTAAGCAATGTGTCTTTGTTTATCCTTTTCACTATTTCATCCAATAGAGGTCAGCAAAGTGAAGAATTACGAAAGAGAATTGCAAGAGGTGCCAGAATTCACCACTAAAGGAGGGTTTCTCTGGATATGTCAGTAATGAACATACAGCTTCTGTGGATTTGCTCTCCTGCTTTTTTTGATGTAAAACAATACACAAGCCATTCAAGACTATTGGTTTCTTTCTATTGTGTCACTTCTTTGATATCAGGTAAGCCTGCTACCTCCAATCATATCAGCTGTGCTACTCTAAATGCAAGAAATGCCATTTACTCATGGAGCCTTTTCAGCATACATACATTATTGAGTCCTTTCCACATTCATTAAACAAAGATTAGAAGAGAGATCTAGAATCCACAGAGATGCATATCTGTGTACGCTGTCAAACAAGTAGTGAAAAACCATCCCTGTTGATAACCTATGACTGTTGGAAAGAGGTTGAACGTGGTGGCTTGGTGTGAACCACTGCAGTGAGAGAAAGCTGTAGGCGAGGTCAAGTTCAGGGTTACGAGCAAGCCCTTTGAAGTTTAAGAGGCAATGCGCATCAAAAACATTACAGCTGGGATTTTGTAGGGCACTGGCAACATCTGAGGTTTCATGAGAGAATTTTTACATCAAAGTATGGTAGGCCTAAATAAAATGCTGTTGTGCTGTATTGAGTAGCTTATTGTAGTAGACTAATATGTACAACAACTGTAAACGTTACTAGGTTGATTCTAATTGGGCCTTACCCTGCAGTATTTTGGATATGACTGCTGAAATTCAGCAGCCTATCTATGCTGCATCTATgtaaaagtttgggaaacatgttttaaaatgtaGCCAGTGTCTGCAGCTACAGTTTTATAGGCATACGACACAGTCATATGTCATTTAAAATATCTTAAAATAATTCGGGCAAACAGGACTCCGCTGCATGCAGAAGGCAGCTTTTTCTGTCCGTggccttttctctttttcatccCCTATTGGCGTGCCGTCCAGGATTCGTGACTTCATAGGTCACTACTGATTGCATAGTCCTTTCAGGAATGCTTCTGCAACTGTTTTCAGCTCGTTGTTAACTTCAGAATAGGAGAGTGTGACCGCAAAATAGGTTTGTCACGTGTAGACCAGGCCTACTGCATCGTATCCTCATTGGCATCAGGTAACCCTGCGAAGTGGGATACATAATAACCGCTAGCTCGCTGATGTGATGCGCATTGCCATGTGCTGTATTCAACTGGTGTTTTGGCACCATGCCTGTGTTGCAACTCTTTCTCTTGATAGTttatagtttgtttttgttagtTGAATAGCGTTGCCTAACTGGTTCATTACAGATGCTGCCTAAATGTGACACTTGCAAGTCGGAAGAGTCTCGCATCGCCCTTCAGTGGATTTTCCCAAAGTAATACTCTTAGCCTAAAAAATAATGCGCCATGCATAAAATCAAGCAGTGGACAAACCCTTCTGTGGGCTGGGCTAGTGTAGAATTACAGACTGTAGAGGAGGGGCATAGAGCGCTTCTAACAGACCGACCCAGACAATGACTTTGTTGTTGCAGGTCGACAAACTTTTCCAGGTGATGCGTGCCATCCAGCGACGGCTGCGACAGTAGACTACCGCAAAGCGCATCAGTACCATCCCGGGGTAGACTTTTATAAGACAGTTTTAGAGAGGGAAACAAGGATTTAATCCAACCATGTTCTTCTTATTAAGTAAGTAGTctaaatattgttttattttatatgtTCATTTCAGTGTTTTTCTGGAAATATTGTGTTTTCTTTTAATTCCCTTTTTACGTCTAATAGTTTGTTTAAACCCATGTCTGATTTGCCATTGTTGCATTCTTTGCCATGTTAAAGAATGGAAACTTGTTTATAGAGCAAATAAACAGGAAACAGTGCTCTGACCCAAATATCCACATAGTCAGACTTTCAAGTCATTGAAATTGAACTAATGTAATGTTCTAAAATGAACaatcacattttattttaattgtattTATACTGTTTGAGTATTTGTACACATTCAATTGTGAATGTTATTGGATCAAAGAATGTCTTTGTTGATCtgggaagaaagaaaggaatgTTATCCCTCTACTATCATTAGGACTAAGTTATCCTTAGTCctagtttttctttctcttcttttttcttttttttctcaaggtgaTATGAGTAAGTCAATTCAATTGTTGTGAGTTCTATTCCAATGTGTTTTGCATTATAGGTAGTCACTGCGGGATGCTTATGGAAGTGTTGTTTTGCTGAGTTAGCACTAGCCCTCGAGCTTAGTCATTATAGGCTACACTTTAATCACCAGTCTCTGACCATGTATTACTCAGTATGACTAAACATGTACTGGGTCACTCATTTGGCCTTGATGCATAACAGAGCTGGctgcacagagaaaaaaagaaagtgaatGTCCTCAATCTGTGTAAGGTAAATTTATGAGGAGGTTTTTATTTGAGTCAGGAAGTGCAGAGAGTCCACAGCCCTGGCATGTTTGGAGAGGGAACAGACACAAGCCAGAGTTTCTCTGGCCTTAGCCTGTGTGTCAATAATACCTGGGACCATGACCTCATTAGTAAGAGCCTCTTCTGGTGGGTTTTATGTATTAAACGGTGGACAAGTCATCATAGGACTACAGCAGTCACATTAGGGGTCTTCTCACCGATAAAGAATATTATGTACAATGCTTTTGAGtctgttttacttttttttcccaaagtttgtttttgcatgcaGTTTCATGCAGCTTTCATATCCATAGATTGCCCTTGGAAAAATGCAGTGTCTAATGTTTTAAAGGTGTACCCTTGTTTTTGAGTGATTTGGGTAATGGTAGTTATTAAGTCCCAGAGGTGTTGTTAAGTCTTTAGCAAGCCTCTAGTCTGTTCAATTGGCCACTGTCTGGATAGGAAATACTGAAAGAAAATTACAGGGTTTGGTGatgtcccccccaccccccaacttTCTTTGGAAAAGCAGTGGAACCAGTGAAATCTTACAGACTGCTGTATGAAATGCAGGAAGTGGACAGCGTTCATGAGTCGTTTTAATAGCTCACATTAGCAGGCTTTGATATGAAATATCTAGTTGGCAGTGTCTATGCAGGGAGGATGGCTTTGGACAATCTGGCCTCGTAAAAAAAGTAAAGTGGCAAGGGCTGAGATCGCATGTTACACAGCAGTTTTGGTATGTTCAGCCCTCGTCATCTGATCACCAAACCATCTGGCCTGGCCATCCACGGTCCTTCGCTTTGGCTCTCTGCTGTGGATCCGATGCGCTGTCACTGGAGATTTTATAGACTGACCACTCGATtgttcacatgtgtgtttgATTCCAGTACACCGCAAGATTCCTTGTCCCTGGAGTCATTTTAAACAGTAGATGTTTACCTCAGTGTGAGAGCATGAAGCCACCTTGTATCATTTTATCGTTTGCATTGTTTTGCCAAGAATGATGGACCTCATTTAAGCACGCTCTGGGAATCTATGCCCCCAGGTAAAACAGATGATTCAACATGAGTGGTGCTACTTGGAACTGTGAATGCTGACAGTGTTTCTGCTGTCTGGATTATGGATTTAACAGAATTCAGGCCTAGGATGAAGGAAGActctatttttttgtgtgttcataacTGATGAAATGTGAACTAGACTAGGTTTGATGGCATCAAACCAACAAATATTATGAAGTAAAAAGCATATTCTTTGACTATTTGTGGAGCTTTACATGGTAATTACTTATCTGGTTGTCACTTTAACTCTGTTGTACTTAACACCACCATCCCCAGGTTATCTTGTATTATAGAGGTATTTATCGTGTCTCTAATGTCTACTTTTGCACGGTGGCCTAGATACTGTATCAGTcctcatttgtaagttgcttgggataaatgaataaataaatacatgtaaatCAAAATATGGTCCTCTTCGTCTGAGCCCAGATCAGCTCTCCTTCACTGCAGTAAAAAAACATTCAAGTTATACAAGCAAACTCTGGATTTCTTGTTGTATGCCCAGAAGCCGTGAATGAGGCATTGCTTAGTCAACATCCAGGCTAGGAATAGTTCACACAGATGGTCACTGAAAATAGGCAGTGGGAGGAATGGATAGACATGGATGCGTTTCATTGCTCAGAACACACATGTGTGAATTACAAAGCTAAAGTTAAATGTTGTCTATTGCTCTCTTCTTTTGTCAATGAAACTGTTTGTTACAGTCCAAAAGATTAAGTTGTCTAGACTAAGTTACAGACTAACATTTGAAAGAAATGGAGGTCACTGAATACAGTAAGAAAGTTTCCCAGGCCTACAGTAAACTGCTGTTTTATATTTTGCTTCATTCAGCAGTGGTTTTaatttgtctttgttttgttcATATTGCAGTGTTTATTGCTTGCCTGTGGCTGCAGTGTGGTAAGTCTCTTGCCCAACCCTGAACACTTACCCAGGGATCTTACCCTTTTTTGCTTGTTGGGTCCAGTAGTTTTAGtagggaaaaaaacatgttagGACTTTAAGATGGACTCATTAAATGGCATGATACTATCTAAGGCTTTTCCATTGTGATGGCATGTTGAAACACTTTTCTTAAAAACTTGAACTCTTGaagaacgttttttttttccccttctctaaTTGTACTTAACCTGTTTGATGTGTTTATGACGGTTGtgaattgcgtgtgtgtgtggacatgtctcagcttatgtgtctgtctgtctgagtatgtgtgtgactgtttctCCTTGTTGGCTTGTTTATCTGTAacagtttgcatgtgtgtatatatatttgagTGAGCGTGCAATCTGTATGTTGCTAAgtatctgtgctgtgtgtgtgtgtgtttgtgtgtgtgtgtgtgtgtgtgtatgtgtgtgtgcaaatcacatataaattacagacacaaatatatatatatatatacagtatatagtatacagtgtatatatatatatatatatatatatatacatatatatatatatacacaacacATCTGTAACATGTCGTGTGTTTCTGTCTCAGTACTCGCCCAGACCAGAACCCAGAGCATGGTGGTGGAAGCTCGTAACATCACGCTCCCAGCAGGCTCCAACGCCTTGCTGCCGTGTCACAACCAACGCATCGTTTGGCGGCAGGATCGTCTGCGGGACCGGCAGCGTGTGGTGCACTGGGACGTGTATCGCAGCCGCCCACACGAGGGGGTGGAGCGCGTGCTGGACCTCTTCCCTGGGGGCAGTGAACGCCTCTACAGCAACTACAACAAGGGCCGCATCAACATCTCACCCGACGCGTTCATTGATGGCAACTTCTCACTCATCATTCAGAGTATGGAAACATTCTCATTTAGTTCCTAGTGATGCACCTTATTACCTATTTACACCCATAGAAATATACAATTTTGACCAACTGgcttcacacacagagaggatggattattttcattgtttgcGGTTGTACAGTACATGCAGGTCTTTGTTATTTGCTGTAGTGCTTTTAAGGGTTTGTAGAACTCCGGGGTTTGTGAATTATAGTATAAAATGTCAGACGTGTCCTTGAAGTAGTAGCTTCCCAGATTGTAATGCATTGCCCTTCTGTTGTCAAGGTCATGTGTCCAGTTCCCAGGAACTTGTTAGCGTTCGTAGATACACTAAGCTGTTTTCTGTAAAAGTGACACCTAATGTCCTCTGTTTTTCTAATTAAAAACCATACATCCTCTTCTGCAGCCTGCTGAGCACTGACAGACCACATGTGGTGCACAGGGTAGTGATTTGGCAGGCAGGCCGCATCtgttaatgtgtttgttttgtggttTTATAGATATAGGGGCGAATGACAGAGGCCTCTACACATGCAATTTGCATCACCACTACTGCAACATTCACCAGGCCCTTCAGATGCAGCTCAATATCACCAAGTCAGGTAAGCTGCAGAAGCCCCCCTCTACGACCTCCCTGACCTCCTAATTAGTGTTTAAATAccatcactcctctctcctcatgcaTCTTAATCATACTGCCACTGGGACAATAGAGACATTGCAAAGAGTTGCATCATATAATAGATTTTTAAGTTAAGTTAATGATTTATTTACTAAATTCTAAGTATACTGTGATATTCTTCATATTGTGTTTTTTCCATATTAATTTCATTATTTTAGTTTAGATGAAACattattgtttttcattttaatttcattattGTAGTGTAGATAAATAagtattgttttttatattaatttcatTATTGTAGTTTAGATAAATAAGTATTGTTTTGGTCTTCCATAGCCCATAAGGAGAGGCGTTTTTGGGATGGAGAGAAGTCCGTTTTTGTGGTCCTGGCGGGGAGCACCGTAGTTGTCCACTGGGACTGGCAGCCGGGTGTGCTGGCCCAGACGGTGCTGAGCCTCTGGTGGACCTGTACTTCGGGCGCAGGAACGTAATACCGGGCCGCGACTTCCGCGCTGAAGATGAACATCACGGCGGACGCCTTTCTCGCGGGCGAATTCTCCTCCGCATCTCGACCCGCAGCCCACGAGAAGGGGCTTGCGGCCACCTGCATCACCACTACTGCATTTTAGTTTAGATGGGGAAACattgtgtttttcatttaatttcattattgTAGTGTAGATAAATAGAggtattgttttttatattaatttcatTATTGTAGTTTAGATAAAATGAGTATTGTTTGATTATTACATAGCCCATAAGGAGAGGCGTTTTTGGGATGGAGAGAAGTCCGTTTTTGTGGTCCTGGCGGGGAGCACCGTAGTTCTGCCATGCATGAACCGCCGGCCGCTGTGGACCGAGGGCAGCCAGGAGGACCAGCAGCAGGTGGTCCACTGGGACTGGCAGCCGCCGGGTGTG from Alosa alosa isolate M-15738 ecotype Scorff River chromosome 4, AALO_Geno_1.1, whole genome shotgun sequence carries:
- the aurkaip1 gene encoding LOW QUALITY PROTEIN: aurora kinase A-interacting protein (The sequence of the model RefSeq protein was modified relative to this genomic sequence to represent the inferred CDS: inserted 1 base in 1 codon); translation: MFLSKVAARLSLVSRLSGTLHHQSQSLSCTLGRFRPARCQSFSITHRHLNSAADNNLPPKLWMPLEPELEEVLVPRKLAVSPLESWLSLRYSLPTPEAAQPLEEGNVVVEAVVLPPASYPVLEGEEGNAXLSCKNVLEIRRRKMNRHQYKKLLKRTKFLRRRVKEGRLKRKQSRFEKDLTRIWKKAGLKKAPEGWTMPKIFTKQY